One window of the Solanum stenotomum isolate F172 chromosome 11, ASM1918654v1, whole genome shotgun sequence genome contains the following:
- the LOC125844487 gene encoding uncharacterized protein LOC125844487, producing MKILKADAGALTNFEVLDFLRSRGAGRDPTRVIVPIAPSEFKVYDYLEQTAACNQTRQVIGELMGKCKSIKLEKCKCNILEKCKCIKLKHVETVNIINIRPSSLVELYPILREYDAHLGEAAETMEELVENVVQLLPPSPTQMQSEEGTAPTDEKEAPDGEKIEAEPEVDTSV from the exons ATGAAGAT cCTCAAAGCAGATGCAGGTGCTCTCACAAATTTTGAGGTGCTTGATTTTCTACGCTCCAGAGGTGCAGGAAGAGATCCTACGCGGGTCATAGTCCCCATTGCACCATCAGAGTTCAAG GTGTATGATTATTTAGAGCAAACTGCTGCTTGCAATCAGACAAGACAAGTGATTGGTGAACTCATGGGAAAATGTAAAAGTATCAAACTGGAAAAATGTAAATGTAACATACTGGAAAAATGTAAATGTATCAAACTTAAGCATGTTGAGACGGTTAACATCATCAATATCAGGCCATCTTCACTCGTTGAACTTTATCCG ATATTAAGGGAATATGATGCCCATCTTGGGGAAGCTGCAGAAACAATGGAAGAGCTTGTGGAAAATGTGGTGCAGCTGTTGCcgccttctccaactcaaatgcAGTCTGAAGAAGGAACTGCGCCTACAGACGAAAAAGAAGCTCCTGATGGAGAAAAGATAGAGGCTGAGCCTGAAGTAGACACCAGTGTGTGA